GTGTCACCTCTGTGCCTGAAGGATATTCATCAAAAGCAGGATTGGCAGTAATACTGCCGTTTTCTGCATCGAGGGTAAGGGTATAGTATTCAACACCCTCTTCCTCAAAAACAGCAATTATCTCCATATCTCTTTCCACGGTAATCGTGAACGGATTGGCACTGCCAGTGACATCACCACTCCAACCGACAAAAACATAGCCGTCCTCTGCCTCAGCAGTCAGGGTCACATCTCTGCCGTGTTCATATTCATCCGCATCAGGAGCAACTGAAACATCACCATTTTCTGCGGTGATATCAAGGGAATATCTTTTCAGAGAAAACTCCGCTTCTATTACCATATCTCTTTCTACAGTAATTTCAAGGGGATTATCTTCTCCCTCCGCATCGCCACTCCATTGAGTAAACTCAAACCCCGTATCCGCTTCGACAATAAGTAGTACTTTTGTGCCTGATGGATAATCGATATAATCAGGATACGCTTTGATACTGCCATTTTCTGCATTCAGTTCCAGAACATAACGTTCAACACCTGCTTCATCAAAAACAGCAACTATATCCATATCTCTTTCCACAGTAATGGTAAGGGGATTTTTACTGTCAGAGGTATCACCACTCCAACCAACAAACACATAGCCGTCAGCAGCCTCAGCAGTCAGAGTCACCTCACTGCCGTGCTCATACTCTTCCAGATCAGGGTCGGCAGTGATATCACCGTTTTCAGCGGTGAGGGTAAGCTCATATCTTTTCAGAGAAAACTCGGCTTCTATTACCATATTTCTTTCCACAGTAATTGTAAGGGGATTCTCATCTCCCTCTGCATCACCCCTCCATTGAGTAAACTCATACACTTCATTTGGCTCTGCTGTTAGCTCAACTACGGTACCGTATGCGTAATCGTTAAAATTAGGATCGACAGTGATACTACCGTTTTCTGCATTCAGTTCCAGAACATAGC
This genomic window from Chitinivibrio alkaliphilus ACht1 contains:
- a CDS encoding InlB B-repeat-containing protein, which codes for NGDVLVDPDADEYEHGSEVTLTAEAEDGYVFVGWSGDVTGSANPLTITVERDMEIIAVFEEEGVERYVLELNAENGSITVDPNFNDYAYGTVVELTAEPNEVYEFTQWRGDAEGDENPLTITVERNMVIEAEFSLKRYELTLTAENGDITADPDLEEYEHGSEVTLTAEAADGYVFVGWSGDTSDSKNPLTITVERDMDIVAVFDEAGVERYVLELNAENGSIKAYPDYIDYPSGTKVLLIVEADTGFEFTQWSGDAEGEDNPLEITVERDMVIEAEFSLKRYSLDITAENGDVSVAPDADEYEHGRDVTLTAEAEDGYVFVGWSGDVTGSANPFTITVERDMEIIAVFEEEGVEYYTLTLDAENGSITANPAFDEYPSGTEVTLRAEADTGYEFTRWRGDTSGSANPLTIIVEDDMDIEAEFTQGTFFIAFDSDGGSEVDTITQQYGTEITAPDDPIKEGHTFDGWYPAVPDSMP